The Echeneis naucrates chromosome 10, fEcheNa1.1, whole genome shotgun sequence genome has a window encoding:
- the egr1 gene encoding early growth response protein 1 yields MAAAKTEMILPALQISEPLSFPHSPMDNYPKLEEVMMLSSAGTPFLTASAPEGTGFGSGEPGEQYDHLAGDTLPDIPFNCEKPVVEQTYPTQRLPPISYTGRFTLEPATTCSNSLWAEPILGLFTGLMSNVASSSSSSSVVSQTASSSSSSVPSSSTSSSSTSSSSQSSSLSSSIHHSEPNPIYSAAPTYSSPNSDIFPDQGQAFPSSAGAVQYPPPAYPNTKTCGTSFPVPMIPDYLFPQQQGEISLVPPDQKPFQSQSSQPSLTPLSTIKAFATQTGSQDLKSVYQSQLIKPSRMRKYPTRPSKTPPHERPYACPVETCDRRFSRSDELTRHIRIHTGQKPFQCRICMRNFSRSDHLTTHIRTHTGEKPFACEICGRKFARSDERKRHTKIHLRQKDKKAEKVGAVVVTAAPVSAASPSSSYPSPITSYPSPVSSYPSPVTSCYSSPVHTSYPSPSVATTYPSVSMSSTFQSQVASSFPSSVASNIYSSPVPTPLSDMQTTLSPRTIEIC; encoded by the exons ATGGCTGCAGCCAAGACCGAGATGATCCTCCCAGCCCTGCAGATCTCAGAACCTCTGAGCTTCCCTCACTCCCCAATGGATAACTACCCCAAACTGGAGGAGGTGATGATGCTCAGCTCTGCAGGGACCCCCTTCCTCACTGCCTCCGCACCCGAAGGCACGGGCTTCGGCTCCGGGGAGCCAGGAGAGCAGTACGACCACCTTGCTGGAG ATACATTACCTGATATCCCCTTCAACTGTGAGAAGCCAGTGGTGGAACAGACCTACCCTACTCAGCGGCTGCCCCCCATCTCTTACACAGGCCGTTTCACCCTGGAGCCGGCCACCACCTGCAGCAACAGCCTCTGGGCAGAGCCCATCTTGGGCCTGTTCACTGGTCTGATGAGCAACGTTGCATCCAGCTCAAGCTCTTCTTCTGTTGTCTCACAGACCgcttcgtcctcctcctcatcagtcCCATCCTCCTCAACTTCTTCCTCCTCTACCTCTTCTTCATCCCAGAGCTCCAGTCTGAGTTCCTCCATTCACCACAGCGAGCCCAACCCCATCTACTCAGCTGCTCCGACCTACTCCAGCCCCAACTCTGACATCTTCCCAGATCAGGGTCAGGCTTTTCCCAGCTCAGCAGGAGCAGTGCAGTACCCTCCTCCTGCATACCCCAATACCAAGACCTGCGGCACGAGCTTCCCTGTGCCGATGATTCCTGACTACCTCTTCCCTCAGCAGCAGGGAGAGATCAGCCTTGTGCCCCCCGACCAAAAGCCCTTCCAGAGTCAGTCCAGCCAACCCTCACTCACTCCTCTGTCCACCATCAAAGCCTTTGCCACCCAGACTGGTTCCCAGGACTTAAAGAGTGTTTACCAGTCTCAGCTGATCAAGCCCAGCCGCATGCGCAAGTACCCGACCCGGCCAAGCAAGACACCCCCCCACGAGAGGCCCTATGCCTGCCCCGTGGAGACCTGCGATCGTCGCTTCTCACGCTCAGATGAGCTGACACGTCACATCCGCATCCATACGGGCCAGAAACCCTTCCAGTGCCGCATCTGCATGCGCAACTTCAGCCGCAGCGACCACCTGACAACACATATTCGCACACACACTGGTGAGAAGCCCTTTGCCTGCGAGATCTGTGGACGCAAGTTTGCCCGCAGTGACGAGAGGAAGAGGCACACAAAGATCCACCTACGGCAGAAGGACAAGAAAGCGGAGAAGGTGGGAGCGGTGGTGGTAACAGCGGCACCAGTATCAGCAGCTTCACCTTCCTCCAGCTACCCGTCTCCCATCACTTCCTACCCTTCTCCAGTGTCTTCTTATCCTTCTCCAGTCACCTCCTGCTACTCCTCTCCTGTGCATACTTCCTATCCATCTCCGTCCGTGGCCACCACTTACCCATCAGTGTCTATGTCCAGCACTTTTCAGTCCCAGGTTGCCTCATCCTTCCCATCCTCAGTCGCTTCCAACATCTACAGCTCCCCCGTCCCTACCCCGCTATCAGACATGCAGACCACTCTCTCCCCAAGGACAATCGAGATCTGctaa